Proteins from a single region of Blastopirellula marina:
- a CDS encoding helix-turn-helix domain-containing protein, whose amino-acid sequence MEKNLYTQRQLRLQELLRELRQNANLTQEEVAARLERPQSFVSKYESGERRLDILELWDVCQALEISLEAFVKVLEERLT is encoded by the coding sequence ATGGAAAAGAATCTCTACACGCAGCGTCAGTTACGCCTACAAGAATTACTACGTGAACTTCGGCAAAACGCGAACCTAACGCAAGAAGAGGTTGCGGCACGATTAGAGCGGCCTCAATCTTTTGTCTCGAAATATGAGAGTGGTGAACGACGGCTCGATATTTTGGAACTCTGGGATGTTTGCCAAGCGCTTGAAATTAGTCTGGAGGCGTTCGTCAAGGTTTTGGAAGAACGGCTTACCTGA